One window from the genome of Pedobacter schmidteae encodes:
- a CDS encoding ubiquinol-cytochrome c reductase iron-sulfur subunit, with the protein MEREEFIKSLGLGLALLCTGSCMSGCGGKGNTGTPDPGPNPPGGGGGGGGGGTTATVDLATQLMAVGDYATANGVLFFRIATGSVPASFVATEAICPHQGGNLIWKQADNKIQCQLHFSEYSANGTVLQGPQNTTGNTRTLKIYATAISGTKLTATIA; encoded by the coding sequence ATGGAACGTGAAGAATTTATCAAGTCCTTAGGACTTGGCCTGGCATTGTTATGCACTGGATCTTGTATGTCCGGTTGCGGAGGAAAAGGTAATACTGGTACGCCCGATCCTGGGCCAAACCCTCCGGGTGGTGGCGGCGGTGGCGGTGGTGGTGGAACCACGGCTACCGTTGACCTGGCTACACAATTGATGGCAGTGGGCGATTATGCTACGGCCAATGGCGTGTTGTTTTTTAGAATCGCGACAGGAAGTGTGCCTGCTTCATTTGTGGCTACAGAAGCCATTTGCCCACATCAGGGTGGCAACCTGATCTGGAAACAGGCCGACAATAAAATACAGTGTCAGCTGCATTTCTCTGAATACAGTGCAAATGGAACTGTGTTACAGGGACCACAAAATACAACTGGAAATACGCGTACACTAAAAATCTATGCTACAGCCATTAGTGGAACCAAGCTAACGGCTACTATAGCTTAA
- a CDS encoding outer membrane beta-barrel protein, protein MELNDNEFDAAFRKKVFDADLQFEDAAWDKMEQKLRRRDRVVFFRKAGAVCLLLLLAFGGGYLLLNQPPVKETQNLAKKDNFKTDLPVQQPVKVPAKADSLDVKTGVPAPYKNSALHLGLISPGSFKHSIVNGPKYSAKTTQPALVQQKNAVQPQSNLPNIAIPTDSLAGRGANPLSGSGSNQVLAQSVKKSDVQPDSAHVALPGTDVLPASVAAVIKKQKSKRANPLPISLSLSVGPEFNSSGAVIGGKKGFSAGLGVSVGIAKRLSLQSGINYSAKDYAAEAYEYKFRNEKIKPLISEVDASCAVLEVPIQLSYHLLNDANRSVDINAGMSSYFMLKENYNFRYTAESGIKDRQQQYNNKNQHYFGVVDLSATYYVKLKKEGLKLGLEPYVKIPVTGVGEGKVNLKSSGISLKLRYDLGKKNR, encoded by the coding sequence ATGGAATTGAACGATAACGAGTTTGATGCCGCCTTTAGAAAAAAGGTATTCGATGCTGATCTTCAGTTTGAGGATGCGGCATGGGATAAAATGGAGCAAAAACTGCGCAGAAGGGATCGTGTGGTGTTTTTTAGGAAGGCAGGTGCGGTATGTCTGTTGTTGTTGCTGGCGTTTGGCGGAGGGTATTTGCTATTGAATCAGCCTCCGGTAAAAGAAACACAAAACCTGGCAAAAAAAGACAATTTTAAAACCGATTTGCCTGTTCAGCAACCTGTCAAAGTGCCTGCTAAGGCCGACAGCCTTGATGTGAAAACAGGCGTGCCGGCTCCATATAAAAACAGTGCATTACATTTGGGTTTGATTAGCCCCGGGAGCTTTAAACATTCAATTGTAAATGGCCCAAAATATAGTGCTAAAACAACTCAACCGGCGCTTGTTCAGCAAAAAAATGCAGTGCAACCACAAAGTAATTTGCCGAATATTGCTATCCCAACAGATAGTTTAGCCGGTAGAGGGGCAAACCCGTTAAGCGGTAGCGGATCAAACCAGGTGTTGGCCCAATCGGTAAAAAAATCTGATGTGCAACCCGATTCGGCCCATGTGGCTTTACCAGGCACTGATGTGTTGCCTGCTTCGGTAGCAGCTGTCATTAAAAAGCAAAAGTCAAAACGTGCTAATCCTTTACCTATAAGTTTATCCTTAAGTGTTGGCCCCGAATTTAATTCCTCGGGTGCGGTGATTGGCGGAAAAAAAGGATTTAGTGCCGGCCTGGGTGTTAGTGTTGGTATTGCCAAACGGCTTAGCCTGCAAAGCGGGATTAATTATAGTGCCAAAGATTATGCTGCCGAAGCTTACGAGTATAAGTTTAGAAATGAAAAAATTAAACCACTCATTTCAGAAGTAGATGCCTCCTGCGCAGTACTTGAAGTTCCTATACAGCTTTCCTATCATCTTTTAAATGATGCAAATAGGAGCGTGGATATCAATGCAGGTATGTCCAGTTATTTCATGTTGAAGGAAAATTATAATTTCAGGTATACCGCGGAATCGGGAATTAAAGACCGGCAACAGCAGTACAATAATAAAAATCAGCATTATTTTGGAGTGGTCGATCTTTCGGCAACCTATTACGTAAAACTTAAAAAAGAGGGCCTCAAGCTGGGACTTGAGCCTTATGTTAAAATACCGGTGACGGGTGTGGGTGAAGGAAAAGTAAACCTTAAATCAAGTGGCATTTCATTAAAACTACGTTATGACCTGGGCAAAAAAAATCGCTAA
- a CDS encoding YceI family protein, producing MTWAKKIAKLLLAVVFMLLQLTANAQSYMGKSIRMAIFSSTPVEDIRALSVSGAGVLVTKTREIVVQVPIKTFEFDRKLMQEHFNENYMESDKYPLAKFKGVIDQPVDFTKEGEYQVNVKGTLSVHGVDRQRIIAGKLTIRNGEIGLFTEFKVACADHKIKIPTLIITKVAEVISVKVEGKLSPLK from the coding sequence ATGACCTGGGCAAAAAAAATCGCTAAGCTCCTTTTGGCAGTCGTATTTATGCTATTGCAATTGACTGCAAATGCACAAAGTTATATGGGCAAAAGTATACGTATGGCCATATTTTCTTCAACGCCTGTAGAAGACATCAGAGCGCTGAGTGTAAGTGGAGCAGGGGTACTGGTAACCAAAACCCGGGAAATTGTGGTGCAGGTACCCATTAAAACATTTGAATTTGACCGGAAACTGATGCAGGAGCATTTCAATGAGAATTATATGGAAAGTGATAAATATCCATTGGCAAAGTTCAAAGGTGTAATCGATCAGCCAGTTGATTTTACGAAAGAAGGAGAGTACCAGGTCAATGTAAAGGGTACGCTTAGCGTGCATGGGGTAGACCGCCAACGCATTATAGCCGGCAAGTTGACCATCAGGAATGGAGAAATTGGGCTGTTTACAGAATTCAAAGTAGCCTGTGCCGATCATAAAATCAAAATACCAACATTAATTATCACCAAGGTGGCCGAGGTGATCAGCGTAAAGGTGGAGGGGAAACTTAGCCCATTAAAATAA
- a CDS encoding DUF5777 family beta-barrel protein: MKKLSLLTISFFFSLLAGYAQQADSLLNKLDSGLVKPQVEAVFKSTRVVLSHSTETQKKHDLDLRIRHHFGDIGGKFGSAHTLYGLDVASDLFIGFDYGITDDFTVGIGRSKVDELYNFSGKYKLLKQRSDGKMPVNLTLFAQMGWIAREPFSASEFASYSNRFSYFLQSIISRKLSSRLSIQVMPALLMRKNVSDVRDPENLFSLGFAGRMKLSKRLSFVADYTLINGLSRPNDLSQAYYNPLGVGLEIETGGHIFSLNFMNSEYIVENNFIPGTKKSWKDGGVRFGFTVSRNFTLFKSKNKDPDKTSKIY, translated from the coding sequence ATGAAAAAGTTGAGTTTATTAACCATTTCGTTTTTCTTCAGCCTTTTGGCGGGCTATGCGCAGCAGGCAGATTCCTTATTGAATAAACTGGATAGCGGTCTGGTAAAACCCCAGGTTGAGGCGGTGTTTAAATCTACCCGTGTAGTGTTGTCGCATTCTACCGAAACGCAGAAAAAACACGATCTGGATTTGCGTATCCGCCATCATTTTGGCGATATAGGTGGCAAGTTTGGTAGTGCACATACTTTGTATGGACTGGACGTAGCGTCTGATCTGTTTATTGGCTTTGACTATGGCATTACAGATGATTTTACGGTTGGCATCGGCCGAAGTAAGGTAGATGAACTGTATAATTTTTCGGGTAAATATAAATTGCTCAAACAAAGATCTGATGGCAAGATGCCGGTTAATTTAACCTTGTTTGCACAAATGGGCTGGATAGCCAGGGAGCCATTTTCAGCATCCGAATTTGCCAGCTATTCCAATAGGTTCTCCTATTTTTTGCAGTCCATCATTTCCCGGAAGTTATCGTCAAGATTGTCAATTCAGGTGATGCCTGCTTTACTGATGCGCAAAAATGTATCCGATGTGAGAGATCCTGAAAACCTGTTCTCACTAGGCTTTGCCGGACGGATGAAGCTGAGCAAAAGGTTGTCCTTTGTGGCCGATTATACCTTGATAAATGGATTATCGCGACCAAATGATTTATCGCAGGCCTACTATAACCCTTTGGGTGTAGGACTCGAGATTGAAACGGGCGGCCACATTTTCTCGCTCAACTTTATGAATTCGGAATATATCGTGGAAAATAATTTCATTCCTGGTACCAAGAAATCCTGGAAGGATGGGGGTGTCAGGTTTGGTTTTACCGTTTCCAGAAATTTTACACTCTTTAAATCGAAAAATAAAGACCCTGATAAAACCTCTAAAATTTACTAA